One Haladaptatus cibarius D43 DNA segment encodes these proteins:
- a CDS encoding Eco57I restriction-modification methylase domain-containing protein — HFQRLHDEGQGWRLTSRTRDELETIQKRHGNESLHAKREIILSNLYGVDIDDGAVEICKLRLWLSMVADIEDEPREVEPLPNIDFNIRQGNSLIGFTEVEEVATDDGDASLNNYGGGVGASVKKMYDDVIEAIERHQDAKSADEATTARNLAESQIAVHNQSLNEKVIEQFRTAGVTGVDDVADFSPFHWVLEFAPVYRDGGFDVIIGNPPWEELKPYRTDFFPTYDATFRSREPAGRDTKVEELLERPEVATKWEAYQRNIDQRAQYINQGAAYEYQTPSVEGQNVSRTNDLSLLFFERVYHLAQDGAYVSQILPGPIFNAAAGKDLRINMLESSEVQHVIGFENHGIFQAVDNRYNFGIVTFRNQGQTNSVRGIFHQTSLEVLRTLDTVALDIPVQTLQQYSPSARLFPNVQQQTEVDVLTKILQHPPVADDLDDRWRAVLYKELDRGRDRDRFISDPDKGDYPVYEGKNVFQYCYDNTHWEDLEPVSFWSVDENDSDRSAKRRIRGQNFRSRNSKVSLKKAIYEKFSDSSEFDHISTSSQKKFVNTLLTEEFERPELSEEDVRLHCTEYRLVIREVARATDERTLIAAVIPKDVVVVHTLYTIRPLEVNPTRDDLGDYPMHGAYDRVFTDAELFAAVGLLNSVPFDFLMRTKVDSHASKYKFEESQLPRLTAGDDWFEYISSRAARLNCYGDAFAEMRDRLGGIDSATCSSTRHRLRTEIDAASFHAYGFSREEAAFVLDDFHRVSNPRVMTDKYFSDVLAMYDELAASGPYS; from the coding sequence GCTCTCAATGGTCGCTGATATCGAAGATGAACCACGGGAAGTCGAGCCGCTCCCCAACATCGACTTCAACATCCGACAGGGGAATTCCCTGATCGGGTTCACTGAAGTCGAGGAAGTCGCGACTGACGACGGTGACGCGTCTTTAAACAACTACGGTGGTGGCGTCGGCGCGAGCGTCAAAAAGATGTACGACGACGTCATCGAGGCCATCGAACGACACCAAGACGCGAAATCAGCAGACGAAGCAACAACTGCTCGAAACTTGGCCGAGTCCCAGATTGCAGTCCATAACCAGAGTCTCAACGAGAAAGTCATAGAACAGTTCCGCACCGCTGGCGTCACGGGTGTCGATGATGTCGCCGATTTCAGTCCGTTTCACTGGGTGTTAGAGTTCGCACCGGTCTATCGAGACGGTGGATTTGATGTAATCATCGGCAACCCACCGTGGGAGGAACTGAAGCCATATCGAACTGATTTCTTCCCCACGTATGATGCGACGTTTCGTTCGCGTGAGCCGGCTGGACGGGATACGAAGGTCGAAGAACTACTTGAACGCCCCGAGGTAGCCACGAAGTGGGAGGCGTACCAACGGAACATTGACCAACGGGCACAGTACATTAACCAAGGAGCGGCGTACGAGTACCAGACGCCGTCGGTCGAAGGCCAGAATGTCTCTCGCACGAACGACCTGTCGCTACTGTTTTTCGAACGAGTGTACCATCTCGCACAGGATGGAGCATACGTCTCACAGATACTACCTGGACCTATTTTCAACGCAGCGGCAGGGAAGGACCTTCGAATCAATATGCTCGAAAGTTCCGAGGTTCAGCACGTCATTGGTTTCGAGAATCACGGTATTTTCCAAGCAGTGGACAATCGATACAACTTTGGAATCGTCACATTCCGTAATCAGGGGCAAACGAACTCGGTGCGTGGTATCTTCCATCAAACTTCCTTAGAGGTACTCAGAACATTGGATACCGTCGCGTTGGACATCCCGGTTCAGACGCTTCAGCAGTACTCACCATCTGCGCGTCTGTTTCCGAACGTTCAGCAGCAAACCGAAGTTGATGTCCTGACCAAGATTCTTCAACATCCGCCCGTTGCTGACGATCTGGATGATCGATGGCGTGCTGTCTTGTATAAGGAACTCGACCGAGGCCGAGACCGTGACCGATTTATCAGTGATCCCGATAAGGGAGACTATCCCGTATACGAAGGAAAGAATGTCTTCCAGTACTGCTACGATAACACTCATTGGGAGGATCTTGAACCAGTCTCGTTCTGGAGTGTAGACGAAAACGACAGCGACCGAAGCGCAAAACGGCGGATTCGAGGGCAAAACTTCCGGTCTCGAAACTCGAAGGTTAGCTTGAAGAAGGCAATTTACGAGAAATTCTCGGACTCGTCCGAGTTCGACCACATTAGCACCAGCTCGCAGAAGAAGTTTGTGAACACGCTTCTCACGGAGGAATTCGAGAGACCAGAACTCAGCGAAGAGGACGTCCGACTCCACTGTACCGAATATCGACTCGTCATCAGAGAAGTTGCTCGGGCAACCGATGAACGGACGCTCATCGCCGCTGTGATTCCGAAGGATGTAGTTGTTGTCCACACGCTCTATACGATTCGACCACTCGAAGTAAATCCGACGAGAGACGATTTAGGCGACTATCCAATGCACGGTGCGTACGATCGTGTGTTCACTGACGCCGAGTTGTTTGCTGCAGTAGGACTGTTAAATAGCGTCCCGTTCGACTTCTTGATGCGGACGAAGGTCGATTCACATGCATCAAAATACAAGTTCGAAGAATCACAGCTTCCACGACTGACCGCAGGCGACGACTGGTTCGAATATATTTCGTCTCGGGCGGCACGGCTGAACTGTTATGGTGATGCATTTGCCGAGATGCGCGACCGACTCGGTGGTATCGACTCTGCGACCTGTTCCAGTACAAGACACCGTCTACGGACAGAAATCGATGCAGCGTCGTTTCACGCGTACGGCTTCAGTCGTGAGGAAGCCGCGTTCGTTCTCGACGATTTCCACCGGGTTTCGAACCCCCGTGTTATGACTGACAAGTACTTCAGTGACGTACTGGCGATGTACGATGAACTGGCGGCTTCTGGACCCTACAGTTGA
- a CDS encoding site-specific integrase has product MPATREKALTEHEFELLLEGANRICHTERRLEARATILLGGRLGLRPGEVTHLSNSWIDWDREMIHIPEHHICQKGQNGGLCGYCRQAVEQRLRHGADESFEELADRYWLPKTPAAVRSVPFHFSSRVRVTLELLSNTHDGWPYSFSTLQRRVETALEAAPRLPTDATSPHGLRATAASYHAGRGLDLTALRAMFGWEDLKTARQYLNVDGAMTRRALSAIH; this is encoded by the coding sequence GTGCCTGCTACACGAGAAAAAGCGCTCACCGAGCATGAATTCGAACTGCTACTAGAGGGTGCGAACCGCATCTGCCACACCGAACGACGACTAGAAGCACGCGCAACCATTCTACTCGGCGGACGGCTCGGTCTACGGCCGGGAGAAGTCACGCACCTCAGTAACTCATGGATCGACTGGGATAGAGAGATGATTCACATCCCAGAACACCACATTTGCCAAAAAGGACAGAACGGCGGTCTCTGCGGCTACTGTCGACAAGCAGTCGAACAACGACTCCGACACGGAGCCGACGAATCGTTCGAAGAACTCGCAGACCGATACTGGCTTCCAAAAACACCAGCCGCCGTACGCTCCGTCCCGTTCCACTTCTCCTCCCGAGTTCGAGTCACGCTCGAACTCCTCTCGAACACACACGACGGATGGCCGTACTCGTTCTCAACGCTCCAACGCCGCGTCGAAACAGCTCTCGAAGCCGCTCCACGATTGCCAACGGATGCAACTTCTCCTCACGGACTCCGGGCCACTGCTGCTTCCTACCACGCAGGGAGGGGCTTAGACCTCACAGCTCTCCGCGCCATGTTTGGGTGGGAAGATCTCAAAACCGCCCGTCAGTATCTAAACGTCGACGGGGCGATGACTCGACGAGCACTGAGTGCTATACACTAA